A single Triticum dicoccoides isolate Atlit2015 ecotype Zavitan chromosome 2A, WEW_v2.0, whole genome shotgun sequence DNA region contains:
- the LOC119352437 gene encoding uncharacterized protein LOC119352437: MLQGEKRGERLMAAEKPIIKAHHLGNGNIEYYTSPITSMMSMMKNKVTQYRRFKKCVIRGRSTCGDVKTLQGNYSWIPEGWAMEIRAEGEGVNKKIFKFFVHKSSGVRFTNKDDVEAFEKIVRVPKMPLPSKEDGSKQDVSKKDVLLFEEPIKKRKTPRACKDAVECDTSSQDNMIAQLDFYTERLSAGWVKETYFRPDDKKKKDTYFTDPSSSEYLVFRTKKDATKYFWTGERPKDSWKPTQSVTKKYKDLLVTVADEKDLDGQHEPKQKKPKTTSTEADEAMTCSQAGLLGINQGQEKN, from the exons ATGCTTCAAGG AGAAAAGCGAGGAGAGAGGTTGATGGCTGCCGAGAAACCCATCATCAAGGCACATCACCTTGGCAATGGCAACATCGAG TACTACACATCTCCTATTACGAGCATGATGTCCATGATGAAGAACAAGGTCACGCAATACCGCAGGTTCAAGAAGTGCGTGATCAGGGGGAGGTCAACGTGTGGTGATGTGAAGACACTACAG GGCAACTATAGCTGGATCCCGGAGGGTTGGGCAATGGAGATAAGGGCTGAAGGGGAGGGGGTGAACAAAAAAATATTCAAG TTCTTCGTCCATAAGTCCTCCGGGGTGCGATTTACAAACAAAGATGATGTAGAGGCCTTTGAAAAAATAGTACGAGTGCCAAAGATGCCACTGCCATCCAAAGAAGATGGGTCTAAACAAGATGTGTCTAAAAAAGACGTGCTGCTCTTTGAAGAACCAATAAAAAAGAGGAAGACCCCCAGAGCCTGCAAAGACGCAGTAGAGTGCGACACGAGCTCTCAGGATAAC ATGATTGCACAGCTTGACTTCTATACTGAGCGTTTGTCCGCTGGATGGGTGAAGGAAACCTACTTCAGACCAGACGACAAAAAAAAGAAAGACACG TATTTTACCGACCCTTCCAGTTCTGAGTATCTCGTGTTCCGTACGAAGAAGGATGCAACGAAATACTTCTGGACTGGAGAACGTCCTAAAGATTCCTGGAAACCGACACAGAGTGTCACCAAGAAGTACAAAGACTTGCTTG TTACAGTTGCAGATGAAAAAGACTTAGACGGTCAACATGAGCCCAAGCAAAAGAAGCCTaagactacaagcaccgaagccgACGAGGCAATGACCTGCTCACAGGCTGGGCTGCTAGGAATCAATCAAGGCCAAGAGAAAAATTGA